TATGAAGGAGGAGCAAGTGAAATAATTTATACAGATCCAGTTAAAGCAAGGGAACTAGTCGAGAGAACAGGGATAGATACTTTAGCTGTTGCTATAGGAACATCGCATGGGTTATATCCTAAATGGATGACTCCTAAATTAAATTTGGAATTATTAAAAGAAATAAAGAGTCAAGTAGGAATACCATTAGTATTACATGGAGGATCTGCTAATCCTGATAATGAAATTGCGGAATCGGTTAAATTAGGTATTTGTAAAATAAATATTTCTAGCGATATAAAAAGTGTATTCTTTAAAAAAGTAAGAGAAACATTAAAAGAAAATGAAAAACTAATGGAGCCTCATGAAATTTTTTCAACTGCAATAAATGAAGCAAAAAAAGTTGTAAAACATAAATTAGAGTTATTTAATTGTATTGACAAAGCAAGATTATATTAACTCAGTGGAGAAATTTATGATAATAGGTGCAATAGAAGCTGGAGGAACAAAATTTATCTGTGGTGTTGGAAATGAAAAGGGAGAAATTTTTGAAAAAGTTAGTTTTCCTACTGAAACACCAGAAATTACTTTAGCAA
Above is a genomic segment from Candidatus Fusobacterium pullicola containing:
- a CDS encoding ketose-bisphosphate aldolase, translated to MLMNMKELLQVAQKEKFAVGAYNIGSAELLKTALEECEANNAPIILAIHPSELEYLTDEFIEYVKVRAMKTHIPAVIHLDHGGTKEQVIRAIRCGFTSVMIDASHYSFEENVRITKEIVEIAKPLNVSVEAELGTIGNLGDSYEGGASEIIYTDPVKARELVERTGIDTLAVAIGTSHGLYPKWMTPKLNLELLKEIKSQVGIPLVLHGGSANPDNEIAESVKLGICKINISSDIKSVFFKKVRETLKENEKLMEPHEIFSTAINEAKKVVKHKLELFNCIDKARLY
- a CDS encoding ROK family protein: MIIGAIEAGGTKFICGVGNEKGEIFEKVSFPTETPEITLA